A single window of Lentilitoribacter sp. Alg239-R112 DNA harbors:
- the lipB gene encoding lipoyl(octanoyl) transferase LipB, whose protein sequence is MLRDEIKVDFLALDGSPPVRWRIEGDITPYEDALSFMENEATKISNGESNELIWLVEHPPLYTAGTSANINDLVSPDRFDVYQTGRGGEYTYHGPGQRVAYVMLDLKRRKQDVRAFVSALERWIIETLADMNVKGERREDRVGVWVQRPEKSKLPDGSINEEKIAAIGIRLRKWVSFHGIAINVEPDLEHFSGIVPCGVQKYGVTSLVDLGLPVTMNDLDLSLRSSFEGIFGPTEQDIKSDTS, encoded by the coding sequence ATGCTTCGTGATGAGATAAAAGTTGATTTTTTGGCGCTGGATGGCTCACCACCAGTGAGATGGCGCATTGAAGGTGACATTACACCTTATGAAGATGCTTTATCTTTCATGGAAAATGAAGCAACTAAAATATCGAATGGAGAATCAAATGAGCTCATTTGGCTTGTTGAGCATCCACCTCTTTATACGGCAGGAACAAGTGCTAACATAAATGATCTTGTTTCTCCTGACAGGTTTGACGTTTACCAAACGGGTCGCGGCGGCGAATATACCTATCACGGACCGGGTCAGCGTGTTGCTTATGTAATGCTCGACCTGAAGCGCCGCAAACAAGATGTTCGCGCTTTTGTCTCAGCTTTAGAAAGGTGGATTATTGAAACACTGGCAGACATGAACGTCAAAGGAGAACGCCGCGAAGATCGTGTTGGCGTTTGGGTCCAGCGCCCTGAAAAATCCAAACTCCCAGACGGAAGCATAAACGAAGAAAAAATAGCCGCGATTGGGATTAGACTGCGAAAATGGGTTAGTTTTCATGGTATCGCGATCAATGTAGAGCCAGACCTAGAACACTTCTCCGGAATTGTCCCATGTGGTGTACAGAAATATGGCGTCACCAGTCTTGTGGATCTTGGACTGCCCGTAACGATGAATGATCTGGATCTATCCCTGCGCTCATCATTTGAGGGTATCTTCGGCCCGACCGAACAAGATATAAAATCCGATACGAGTTAA
- the fghA gene encoding S-formylglutathione hydrolase, translating into MKTISESTVHGGVQGVYSMQSDACKCEMTFSVFIPPIAKEKPCPVLWYLSGLTCSHANVMDQGEYRKRASELGLIIVCPDTSPRGDAVPDESDNWQMGKGAGFYLNATQEPWAKNYQMESHILAELPEIIADNFPADMKKQGIFGHSMGGHGALTFALKNPDQFKSCSAFAPIAQPMTADWSAPAFENYLGANKQDWRAYDATALIEDGATFPEFLVDQGDADSFLENGLRPHLLQEACEKANIPLQLRLQPGYDHSYFFISTFMDDHLNWHMERLK; encoded by the coding sequence ATGAAAACTATTTCTGAAAGTACCGTTCATGGCGGTGTGCAAGGCGTTTACTCAATGCAATCTGATGCATGTAAATGCGAAATGACGTTTTCAGTTTTCATTCCACCTATTGCAAAAGAAAAACCATGCCCTGTTCTGTGGTATCTGTCAGGCCTTACGTGCTCTCATGCAAATGTTATGGATCAGGGAGAATATCGCAAACGTGCTTCTGAATTAGGTCTCATAATCGTGTGCCCTGATACTAGCCCTCGTGGTGATGCTGTGCCCGATGAAAGTGATAATTGGCAAATGGGTAAAGGCGCAGGTTTTTATCTCAATGCAACGCAAGAACCGTGGGCGAAGAATTATCAGATGGAAAGCCATATACTCGCTGAATTGCCTGAAATCATTGCAGATAACTTTCCCGCTGATATGAAAAAGCAAGGTATATTTGGTCATTCAATGGGTGGTCATGGTGCCCTCACCTTTGCTCTCAAAAATCCTGATCAGTTTAAGTCTTGCTCAGCATTTGCACCCATTGCCCAGCCCATGACTGCGGATTGGTCTGCTCCAGCATTTGAGAACTATCTCGGCGCAAATAAACAAGATTGGCGCGCATATGATGCAACAGCTTTGATTGAAGATGGAGCAACTTTTCCAGAATTTCTAGTAGATCAAGGTGATGCGGACTCATTTTTAGAAAATGGTTTGCGCCCACATTTACTACAAGAAGCCTGCGAGAAAGCAAATATTCCGCTGCAACTACGTTTGCAACCAGGTTATGACCATTCCTATTTCTTCATCTCGACCTTTATGGACGATCATCTTAATTGGCATATGGAGCGGCTTAAGTAA
- a CDS encoding ATP12 family protein, with translation MRDILNDMSDKSEQEKNPMRDVQKQTALPKRFYTDVSVVEEADQFVIQLDGKSVKTPAKNSLSLTDKLIADQVALEWKQQEKSIDPAKMPLTRMINTAIDGVNDNTEAVFDEIVSFSGTDMLFYRAASPAKLVELQSKAWDPIIEWARSSLGAPFVITEGIMHVEQPPEAIEAYSKALKRHTSAFVLTGLHSATTLTGSALLGLSLAEGIVSAEEAWAAAHVDEDWNISQWGTDDEAEKRRLFRWADMRAACLLLNCK, from the coding sequence ATGCGTGATATACTGAACGATATGTCGGATAAATCCGAACAAGAAAAGAATCCCATGCGTGATGTGCAAAAGCAGACCGCGCTGCCGAAAAGGTTCTATACAGATGTTTCCGTTGTAGAAGAAGCAGATCAATTCGTCATTCAACTTGATGGAAAATCAGTTAAAACACCGGCAAAAAATTCACTCTCATTGACAGATAAGCTGATTGCCGATCAAGTCGCGTTGGAGTGGAAGCAACAGGAAAAGAGCATTGATCCGGCAAAGATGCCGTTAACGCGAATGATCAACACAGCGATTGATGGCGTTAATGACAATACAGAGGCGGTCTTTGACGAGATCGTAAGTTTCTCCGGTACTGATATGCTTTTTTACAGAGCTGCATCTCCTGCCAAGTTAGTTGAACTTCAATCAAAAGCGTGGGATCCAATCATCGAATGGGCACGTTCATCGTTAGGTGCGCCTTTTGTTATCACTGAGGGCATTATGCATGTCGAGCAGCCGCCTGAGGCAATAGAGGCATATTCCAAGGCGCTTAAACGGCATACATCAGCCTTTGTGCTTACCGGTCTACATAGTGCCACCACGTTGACAGGTTCTGCTTTGCTGGGCTTATCTCTTGCAGAAGGAATAGTTTCTGCGGAAGAAGCATGGGCGGCAGCGCATGTGGATGAGGACTGGAATATTTCTCAATGGGGCACGGATGATGAAGCAGAAAAACGCAGATTATTTAGATGGGCTGATATGCGGGCGGCGTGCCTACTTTTAAATTGTAAATAG
- a CDS encoding HAD-IA family hydrolase, with protein sequence MKLVLFDCDGTLVDSAHVIHRCMQASFEDHGFVQPNLSETKSIIGLSLHDAIGILLKDQTTNQLDKMVQNYKDHFFKIRTQENLLEPLYAGIRDVLDQMKQRDELILGVVTGKSTRGLIAILEGHGLRDHFLPIRTADDCPSKPHPAMVTECCAEVGIDASSTYVIGDSTFDMDMANHANAKSVGVDWGYASVSELENSGANHIISNPSELIDIIG encoded by the coding sequence ATGAAGTTAGTTCTTTTTGATTGCGATGGCACGCTTGTTGATAGTGCGCATGTGATCCATCGTTGTATGCAAGCAAGTTTTGAAGATCACGGCTTTGTCCAACCGAATTTGAGTGAGACTAAATCAATTATCGGCCTGTCGTTACATGATGCGATTGGTATTCTTCTTAAAGACCAAACGACCAATCAGCTTGATAAGATGGTTCAGAATTATAAGGATCATTTCTTTAAAATCCGTACGCAGGAAAATTTACTCGAACCATTATATGCAGGTATTCGTGATGTACTTGATCAAATGAAACAGCGAGACGAACTTATCTTGGGTGTTGTTACGGGTAAATCTACACGTGGGCTTATTGCTATTTTGGAGGGGCATGGTCTAAGAGATCATTTCCTGCCCATAAGAACAGCTGATGACTGCCCTTCAAAACCACATCCTGCAATGGTAACTGAATGTTGTGCTGAAGTTGGAATTGATGCCTCATCAACATATGTGATTGGTGATTCAACTTTTGATATGGATATGGCAAATCATGCCAATGCGAAATCTGTTGGCGTGGATTGGGGCTATGCATCCGTTTCAGAATTGGAAAATTCAGGTGCAAACCATATTATTAGCAATCCATCAGAATTAATTGATATTATTGGATAA
- a CDS encoding RluA family pseudouridine synthase encodes MAGVELKKVEDDEAGMRLDRWFKDHYPGLGFGKLQKLIRSGQVRIDGKRAKSDTRVQSGETVRVPPLDVDHKSSKPITEKTMRNHGDGDLLAQMLIHEDPKVLVFNKPSGLAVQGGSGLVRHVDMMLESWRNKKGEKPRLVHRLDRDTSGVLVVARTRGAAQALTAAFRTRDAKKTYWALVQGAPYKSEGRISTWLLKHQTPDGDRMQVCEHGEPGADHAISHYRTVISAGRNLTWLEMEPHTGRTHQLRVHAQYLETPIIGDPKYITKDYNWEFPNGIQKRLHLHARRISIPHPSGGMLEVTAPLPPHMVQTWNLLGFDEKDAEEIDG; translated from the coding sequence ATGGCTGGCGTTGAACTTAAAAAAGTTGAAGATGATGAAGCCGGAATGCGTCTTGATCGCTGGTTTAAGGATCATTATCCGGGGCTTGGCTTTGGTAAGCTGCAAAAATTGATCCGTTCCGGTCAAGTTCGTATCGATGGAAAACGAGCAAAGTCAGACACCCGTGTTCAGTCCGGTGAAACTGTGCGTGTGCCGCCCTTGGATGTTGACCATAAAAGCTCAAAACCGATCACTGAAAAAACGATGAGAAATCATGGTGATGGCGATTTGTTAGCGCAGATGCTTATACACGAAGATCCGAAAGTTTTAGTTTTTAACAAACCTTCTGGTTTAGCAGTGCAGGGCGGTTCAGGTCTTGTTCGTCATGTCGATATGATGCTGGAATCATGGCGTAATAAAAAGGGTGAGAAGCCCCGTCTTGTTCATAGGCTTGATCGAGATACATCAGGCGTACTGGTCGTTGCAAGAACACGTGGTGCCGCGCAAGCATTAACAGCTGCGTTTCGTACGCGCGATGCAAAGAAAACCTATTGGGCACTTGTTCAAGGTGCGCCGTACAAAAGCGAAGGGCGTATTTCGACGTGGCTTTTGAAGCACCAGACACCAGATGGGGATAGAATGCAGGTTTGCGAACATGGCGAGCCGGGTGCTGATCATGCAATTTCTCATTATCGCACAGTGATATCTGCCGGTCGAAACCTGACATGGTTAGAAATGGAACCCCATACAGGTCGAACTCACCAGTTGCGCGTTCATGCTCAATATTTAGAGACACCAATTATTGGTGACCCCAAATACATCACGAAAGACTACAACTGGGAATTTCCAAACGGCATTCAAAAAAGATTACACCTCCATGCGCGACGAATTTCTATTCCTCATCCGTCTGGCGGCATGCTTGAAGTTACTGCACCACTACCACCGCATATGGTCCAGACATGGAACTTACTCGGTTTTGATGAGAAAGATGCTGAGGAAATAGATGGATGA
- the crcB gene encoding fluoride efflux transporter CrcB: MKNLVLVAVGGGLGASLRYLTGIAALRWFGPNFPWGTLVVNVIGSFLMGMIAEFIIRRVGVGTDLRLFLMTGLLGGYTTFSAFSLDAILLFERGALSAATGYILLNVIGAILALMLGLALARNIF; encoded by the coding sequence ATTAAAAATCTTGTTCTCGTAGCAGTTGGCGGCGGTTTGGGCGCCTCTTTACGGTATCTAACAGGCATTGCTGCGCTGAGGTGGTTTGGCCCGAATTTTCCCTGGGGGACTTTGGTCGTTAATGTTATTGGTTCTTTCTTAATGGGAATGATTGCGGAGTTTATTATCCGCCGCGTTGGAGTTGGAACAGATTTACGGCTATTCCTGATGACCGGTTTACTGGGTGGCTATACAACATTTTCTGCTTTCTCGCTCGATGCCATATTATTGTTTGAACGTGGAGCTTTGTCAGCAGCGACTGGGTATATCTTGCTCAATGTTATTGGTGCGATATTGGCGCTTATGTTGGGCCTTGCTTTGGCGAGAAATATTTTTTGA
- a CDS encoding replication-associated recombination protein A, producing the protein MADLFGSNDSKQTDDVSRPLADRLRPGDLSQVSGQEHLTGPDGALTRMIETGVLGSMIFWGPPGTGKTTVARLLAGFGDYAFVQISAIFSGVGELKKVFELARAHRQSGKQTLLFVDEIHRFNRAQQDSFLPVMEDGTVILVGATTENPSFELNAALLSRARVLSFKSHNDDSVAALIKRAEDVEGKKLPLDDEGRASLIRMADGDGRAVLTLSEEVWRAAREDEVFDAEGLAEIVQRRAPVYDKSQDGHYNLISALHKAVRGSDPDAALYYLTRMFDAGEDPLYLGRRLVRMASEDIGLADPQALLIANAAKDAYDYLGSPEGELALAQACVYLATAPKSNAVYVAYKAAMRDAKQHGSLMPPKHILNAPTKLMKDEGYSDGYQYDHDAPDAFAAQDFFPDNLGRQVYYDPPERGFERDIRKRLDFWNKRRNET; encoded by the coding sequence ATGGCAGATCTATTCGGTTCAAACGATAGTAAACAGACCGATGATGTGTCTCGACCGTTGGCAGATCGTTTGCGACCGGGGGATTTGTCTCAAGTCTCCGGGCAGGAACACCTTACGGGTCCAGATGGTGCGCTTACACGGATGATTGAAACCGGAGTCCTGGGTTCAATGATATTTTGGGGGCCGCCAGGTACAGGTAAAACAACGGTCGCTCGGTTGCTGGCTGGTTTTGGTGATTATGCATTTGTGCAGATATCAGCTATTTTCTCCGGTGTCGGTGAGTTAAAGAAAGTGTTTGAGTTGGCGCGCGCTCACCGCCAGTCGGGGAAGCAAACATTATTATTTGTAGATGAAATTCATCGCTTTAATCGCGCTCAACAGGATAGTTTTCTGCCTGTTATGGAAGATGGAACAGTTATTCTCGTCGGTGCTACGACAGAAAACCCGTCTTTTGAATTAAATGCTGCGCTTTTATCGCGTGCTAGAGTGCTGAGTTTTAAATCTCATAATGATGATAGTGTTGCCGCACTTATTAAGCGGGCGGAAGACGTCGAGGGAAAGAAGCTTCCACTTGATGATGAAGGTCGCGCAAGTCTTATTCGAATGGCCGATGGTGATGGGCGTGCGGTCCTCACGCTTTCTGAAGAAGTTTGGCGGGCTGCTCGCGAAGATGAGGTTTTTGACGCTGAAGGATTAGCAGAGATCGTGCAGCGTCGTGCACCTGTTTATGATAAAAGCCAAGATGGACACTATAATCTCATCTCGGCCCTGCATAAAGCGGTTCGTGGCTCGGACCCAGATGCAGCACTATACTATCTAACGCGCATGTTTGATGCAGGTGAAGATCCACTATATTTGGGTCGGCGCCTTGTTCGCATGGCATCAGAAGATATAGGCCTTGCCGACCCACAAGCGCTTCTAATCGCAAATGCTGCCAAAGATGCGTATGATTATCTTGGCTCACCAGAAGGCGAGCTGGCGTTGGCGCAGGCCTGTGTTTATTTAGCAACCGCGCCCAAATCCAACGCTGTCTATGTGGCCTATAAAGCTGCAATGCGCGATGCTAAACAACATGGCTCACTGATGCCACCGAAACATATTTTAAATGCACCTACTAAACTGATGAAGGATGAAGGGTATTCGGATGGGTATCAATATGACCATGATGCGCCAGATGCTTTTGCAGCTCAAGATTTTTTCCCGGATAATTTAGGCCGTCAGGTTTATTATGATCCACCAGAACGTGGATTTGAAAGAGACATACGTAAGCGGCTTGATTTTTGGAACAAGCGGCGAAATGAAACGTAG
- a CDS encoding DegQ family serine endoprotease, which translates to MQLSFAPLVKQTANAVVNVYAERMVRQRSPFAGDPFFEQFFGQKFSNRTEKQSSLGSGVVIDSSGIVITNHHVIQSADDIKVAFSDGREYSSRILLQDKSVDLAILQIEGGRGFAALEFGDSDALEVGDLVLAIGNPFGVGQTVTSGIISALARNQVGVSDFGFFIQTDAAINPGNSGGALVDMNGKLIGINTAIFSRSGGSNGIGFAIPANMVRAVTTAAIGGNDKFVRPFIGASFDPITSDIAEALGLNVAKGALVTAIVPDGPAERAGLKVGDLVFGFNGQAVEHPDALGYRLSTSLVGDIIELSIRTRGENKGLKIKLEAPPAGGVFNTSILEGNNPFAGAEVALLTPFLANEMKIPSNIKGIAILKIERGALAGRYGFRAGDIITSVSNRELESVAQLEEILSAGASFWRLEIIRNGQRIRQVLR; encoded by the coding sequence ATGCAGCTTTCATTTGCACCATTGGTCAAGCAAACAGCAAATGCTGTCGTAAATGTTTATGCTGAGCGGATGGTGCGCCAAAGGTCGCCTTTTGCTGGTGATCCTTTCTTTGAGCAGTTTTTTGGCCAAAAGTTTTCCAATCGTACTGAAAAACAATCATCGCTTGGTTCAGGTGTTGTTATCGATAGTTCTGGTATCGTCATTACTAACCATCATGTAATTCAGAGTGCCGATGATATCAAAGTCGCATTCTCTGATGGACGTGAATATTCAAGTCGTATTCTATTACAGGATAAAAGCGTCGATCTTGCTATCTTGCAGATTGAGGGAGGTCGAGGTTTTGCCGCGCTGGAATTCGGCGATTCGGATGCATTGGAAGTTGGTGATCTTGTGCTGGCGATAGGAAACCCTTTTGGTGTTGGGCAAACCGTAACCAGCGGAATCATTTCAGCATTAGCGCGTAATCAGGTTGGTGTTTCTGATTTTGGTTTTTTCATTCAAACAGATGCAGCCATTAATCCTGGCAATTCGGGTGGTGCGCTTGTTGATATGAATGGTAAGTTGATCGGCATTAATACTGCAATATTCTCACGTTCTGGCGGGTCTAATGGAATTGGTTTTGCAATCCCTGCTAATATGGTTCGAGCTGTCACGACGGCTGCAATTGGCGGGAATGATAAATTTGTACGGCCGTTCATTGGTGCAAGCTTTGATCCCATAACGTCTGACATTGCCGAAGCGCTTGGACTGAATGTTGCCAAGGGTGCGCTTGTAACCGCGATTGTGCCGGACGGACCAGCCGAGCGGGCAGGGCTAAAGGTGGGAGATTTAGTGTTTGGCTTTAATGGGCAAGCGGTTGAGCACCCAGATGCTCTTGGTTATCGGCTATCCACATCATTGGTCGGCGATATTATCGAACTAAGTATTCGCACCAGGGGTGAAAACAAGGGTTTGAAAATAAAACTTGAGGCTCCGCCGGCAGGAGGTGTGTTTAATACTTCTATTTTAGAAGGCAATAATCCATTTGCTGGAGCTGAAGTGGCATTGTTGACCCCGTTTCTTGCAAATGAGATGAAGATTCCCAGTAATATTAAAGGTATCGCCATTTTGAAAATTGAACGTGGTGCTCTTGCGGGGCGTTATGGATTTAGGGCGGGCGACATTATTACGTCTGTATCTAATCGGGAATTGGAGAGTGTTGCACAATTGGAAGAAATTTTATCGGCTGGTGCAAGCTTTTGGCGGTTAGAGATCATACGCAATGGCCAGCGCATACGCCAGGTCCTCCGATAA
- the rplQ gene encoding 50S ribosomal protein L17 — MRHGIAGRKLNRTSSHRKAMFANMAASLIVHEQITTTLPKAKEIRPFVEKLVTLAKKGDLHSRRRAIAITRDQDAVKKLFDTIAARYATRNGGYVRIMRAGYRHGDNAPMAVVEFVDRDISAKGAADKARVAAEENEAETENA; from the coding sequence ATGCGCCACGGAATAGCAGGCCGCAAGCTCAATAGAACATCAAGTCACCGTAAGGCGATGTTTGCCAACATGGCTGCATCTCTTATCGTGCACGAACAAATTACGACAACATTACCTAAAGCCAAGGAAATTCGTCCATTCGTCGAAAAACTTGTTACTTTAGCGAAAAAAGGTGATCTACATTCACGACGTCGTGCAATTGCGATAACTCGCGATCAAGATGCTGTTAAAAAATTGTTTGATACAATCGCAGCTCGTTACGCAACTCGTAATGGCGGTTACGTCCGCATTATGCGTGCAGGCTATCGTCACGGCGATAATGCACCAATGGCTGTTGTCGAGTTTGTAGATCGCGATATTTCAGCTAAAGGCGCCGCCGATAAAGCACGTGTTGCTGCTGAAGAAAATGAAGCGGAAACTGAAAACGCATAA
- a CDS encoding DNA-directed RNA polymerase subunit alpha, whose amino-acid sequence MIQKNWQELIKPNKVEFAVSGELKATLVAEPLERGFGLTLGNALRRVLLSSLRGAAVTALQIDGVLHEFSSIPGVREDVTDIVLNTKEIAIRMEGDEPKRMVVRKQGPAVVTAGDIQTVGDIEILNPDLAICTLDEGAEIRMEFTVKNGKGYVPAAANRAEDAPIGLIPVDSLYSPVKKVSYKVENTREGQVLDYDKLLMTIETDGSVTAEDALAFAARILQDQLSVFVNFEEPQKAEEEDTVAELAFNPALLKKVDELELSVRSANCLKNDNIVYIGDLIQKTEAEMLRTPNFGRKSLNEIKEVLASMGLHLGMEVQAWPPENIEDLAKRYEEQY is encoded by the coding sequence ATGATTCAGAAAAATTGGCAAGAACTTATCAAGCCTAATAAAGTAGAATTTGCTGTTTCAGGCGAATTGAAAGCGACACTTGTAGCAGAACCGTTGGAGCGTGGCTTTGGCCTTACTCTTGGTAATGCATTGCGCCGTGTTCTTCTTTCATCGCTGCGTGGTGCGGCTGTAACTGCTTTGCAGATTGATGGCGTTCTGCATGAGTTTTCCTCTATTCCGGGTGTTCGGGAGGATGTTACTGACATTGTTTTGAATACTAAGGAAATCGCGATCCGTATGGAAGGTGATGAGCCTAAACGTATGGTCGTTCGCAAACAGGGTCCAGCAGTTGTGACTGCAGGTGACATTCAAACTGTCGGCGATATTGAAATTCTAAATCCTGATCTGGCTATTTGTACGCTTGATGAAGGTGCAGAAATTCGCATGGAGTTCACAGTTAAAAACGGTAAGGGCTATGTACCTGCTGCTGCTAACCGTGCTGAAGATGCTCCAATTGGTCTTATTCCAGTTGATAGTCTCTATTCTCCAGTCAAAAAAGTTTCTTATAAAGTTGAAAATACTCGTGAGGGTCAAGTTCTCGATTATGATAAGTTGCTTATGACGATCGAAACAGATGGTTCGGTTACTGCGGAAGATGCTCTTGCATTTGCTGCGCGTATTCTTCAAGATCAACTTTCAGTCTTCGTAAACTTCGAAGAGCCTCAAAAAGCTGAAGAAGAAGATACAGTTGCAGAACTTGCATTTAATCCGGCTCTTCTTAAGAAGGTTGATGAATTGGAACTTTCAGTTCGTTCGGCTAACTGCTTGAAAAATGATAACATCGTTTACATCGGCGACCTTATTCAAAAAACAGAGGCAGAAATGCTTCGTACACCAAATTTCGGGCGTAAGTCTTTGAATGAGATCAAGGAAGTACTGGCTTCTATGGGCTTGCATCTTGGAATGGAAGTTCAAGCATGGCCGCCAGAGAACATTGAAGATCTAGCGAAACGTTACGAAGAACAATATTGA
- the rpsK gene encoding 30S ribosomal protein S11: MAKDATRVRRKERKNIATGVAHVNSTFNNTMITITDQQGNTIAWSSAGANGFKGSRKSTPFAAQIAAEDCAKKAQDHGMKSLEVEVCGPGSGRESALRALQAAGFTITSIRDVTPIPHNGCRPRKQRRG, from the coding sequence ATGGCAAAAGATGCCACACGCGTTCGTCGTAAAGAACGCAAGAATATTGCTACGGGCGTTGCCCACGTAAATTCAACGTTTAACAACACAATGATTACAATCACTGATCAGCAAGGCAATACGATTGCCTGGTCATCTGCTGGTGCTAACGGGTTTAAAGGCTCTCGTAAGTCTACACCGTTTGCTGCGCAGATTGCGGCTGAAGATTGTGCGAAAAAAGCTCAAGATCATGGTATGAAGTCGCTTGAAGTTGAAGTTTGTGGCCCAGGTTCTGGTCGTGAATCTGCACTTCGCGCTTTGCAGGCTGCTGGTTTTACAATCACGTCTATTCGTGATGTGACGCCAATTCCGCACAATGGTTGTCGTCCACGCAAACAGCGTCGCGGTTAA
- the rpsM gene encoding 30S ribosomal protein S13, which yields MARIAGVNIPTNKRVVIALRYIHGIGPKFAQEIVTKVGIPAERRVNELSDAEVLQIREAIDQDYQVEGDLRREVSMNIKRLMDLGCYRGLRHRRGLPVRGQRTSTNARTRKGPARAIAGKKK from the coding sequence GTGGCCCGTATTGCTGGCGTCAACATTCCCACAAACAAGCGTGTTGTTATTGCGCTTCGTTATATTCATGGGATTGGACCAAAATTTGCTCAAGAGATCGTAACTAAAGTGGGTATTCCTGCTGAGCGACGTGTAAATGAGCTTTCAGATGCAGAAGTTCTGCAAATTCGTGAAGCAATCGATCAGGATTACCAAGTTGAAGGTGATCTTCGTCGGGAAGTTTCTATGAACATCAAGCGTCTTATGGACCTTGGCTGCTATCGCGGCCTGCGTCATCGTCGTGGTTTGCCTGTTCGCGGTCAGCGTACAAGTACAAACGCGCGTACACGCAAAGGACCAGCAAGAGCAATCGCTGGTAAAAAGAAATAA
- a CDS encoding adenylate kinase, with protein sequence MRLILLGPPGAGKGTQAQRLVDRYGIPQLSTGDMLRAAVAEGTEWGKRAKEIMDAGGLVSDDIVNAIISERIENEDCKNGFILDGYPRTLRQADATEALLASKSMSLDAVVELAVDDSVLVERISGRYTCSNCGAGYHDQNLKPEKDGVCDKCGGTEFKRRPDDRAETVVDRLQTYYKETAPLVGYYYAKRLLRSVDGMADIDDVTSQINALFEGK encoded by the coding sequence ATGAGATTAATTCTGTTAGGACCACCAGGTGCGGGTAAAGGTACGCAAGCTCAGCGTTTAGTTGATAGATATGGTATACCCCAACTGTCTACTGGTGATATGTTGCGTGCAGCGGTTGCTGAGGGTACCGAATGGGGTAAGCGTGCTAAGGAAATCATGGATGCAGGCGGGCTCGTATCTGATGATATCGTGAACGCCATTATTTCTGAGCGTATTGAAAATGAAGATTGTAAAAATGGCTTTATTTTGGATGGCTATCCGCGAACATTAAGACAAGCCGATGCAACAGAAGCATTGCTCGCGTCTAAATCTATGTCTTTAGACGCTGTTGTTGAACTTGCAGTTGATGATAGTGTGCTTGTTGAACGTATTTCCGGCCGCTATACTTGTAGCAATTGTGGTGCAGGCTATCACGACCAAAATCTTAAACCAGAGAAAGATGGTGTATGTGATAAATGTGGCGGAACTGAATTTAAGCGACGCCCGGATGATCGCGCTGAAACAGTGGTTGATCGTCTTCAAACATACTATAAAGAAACAGCGCCTCTTGTTGGTTACTATTACGCAAAGCGTCTTTTGCGTTCTGTTGATGGTATGGCTGACATTGATGATGTGACATCGCAAATTAACGCTTTGTTCGAAGGAAAGTAA